In Streptomyces sp. NBC_00306, a single genomic region encodes these proteins:
- a CDS encoding helix-turn-helix domain-containing protein: MTQAKDVDPYVSPRSFYGAELRRLREENRLSQEQLGERVFCSGAYIGQFEAAKRRPQQDMSRLLDGVLGSGEHLQRLCRLAQESKHPEYFADAAELEKEALTISEYAPLLIPGLLQTEAYARGITRATQPFAADDVVERHVTVRLERARRLDDPSGPELWAIVHEAALHVVVDEPSVMREQLEQLAEQARDHHRVMVQVLPFAAGPPPLTHGTAIVMTFADSPAVVYTESAHSGQLIDEPALVTKFQKSYDLVRAAALSPKASLSLIASAAKDYTTP, encoded by the coding sequence ATGACGCAGGCCAAGGATGTGGACCCGTACGTCTCACCAAGGAGCTTCTACGGAGCGGAACTTCGCCGCTTGCGCGAGGAGAACCGGTTGTCGCAGGAGCAGTTGGGGGAGCGGGTCTTCTGCTCGGGCGCGTACATCGGCCAGTTCGAGGCCGCGAAGCGGCGCCCGCAGCAGGATATGTCGCGGCTGCTGGACGGGGTGCTGGGGTCGGGGGAGCACCTGCAGCGGCTGTGCCGGCTGGCGCAGGAGTCGAAGCACCCCGAGTACTTCGCCGACGCCGCGGAGCTGGAGAAGGAGGCCCTGACGATCAGTGAGTACGCTCCGCTGCTGATCCCGGGTCTGCTCCAGACCGAGGCGTACGCCCGCGGCATCACCCGCGCCACGCAGCCCTTCGCCGCAGACGACGTGGTGGAGCGGCACGTCACCGTACGGCTGGAACGGGCGCGCCGCCTGGACGATCCGTCGGGTCCGGAGCTCTGGGCCATCGTCCACGAGGCCGCTCTGCATGTGGTGGTGGACGAGCCGTCCGTGATGCGTGAACAGCTGGAGCAGCTCGCCGAACAGGCCCGTGACCATCACCGGGTGATGGTGCAGGTGCTGCCCTTCGCGGCCGGCCCGCCCCCGCTGACGCACGGCACGGCCATCGTGATGACCTTCGCCGACTCTCCGGCCGTCGTCTACACCGAGAGCGCGCACAGCGGCCAACTCATCGACGAACCGGCGCTGGTGACCAAGTTCCAGAAGTCATACGATCTCGTCCGGGCCGCCGCGCTGTCGCCGAAGGCGTCCCTCTCCCTGATCGCTTCGGCGGCGAAGGACTACACGACACCATGA
- a CDS encoding GntR family transcriptional regulator: MTPPVVHSLREQIREHIVEGIVSGRWKPGERIVERRIATELEVSQTPVREALRELESLRLIESAPNKGVRVRNLTAADLEESYPVRAGLEQIAAELAADRLADDCSCLEPHVAGLYAADLAADSAAQVRHTVAFHRELVRAAGNGVLLHTWEGLGIEVFTALSIRWLGTVQKSYAEEHEALVAAFKRRDPQIGALVKAHVLGCAPRA, translated from the coding sequence ATGACCCCGCCCGTCGTCCACTCGCTGCGCGAACAGATCCGCGAGCACATCGTGGAGGGGATCGTCAGCGGGCGCTGGAAGCCGGGCGAGCGCATCGTCGAGCGGCGGATCGCGACCGAGCTGGAGGTCTCCCAGACGCCGGTCCGTGAGGCACTGCGGGAGCTGGAGAGCCTGCGGCTGATCGAGTCCGCACCGAACAAGGGCGTACGGGTCCGCAATCTCACCGCAGCGGACCTGGAGGAGAGCTACCCCGTGCGGGCGGGCCTGGAGCAGATCGCGGCCGAGCTCGCGGCGGACCGGCTGGCCGACGACTGCTCGTGCCTGGAACCGCATGTGGCCGGGCTGTACGCCGCGGACCTGGCCGCGGACTCGGCCGCGCAGGTGCGGCACACGGTCGCCTTCCACCGGGAGCTGGTGCGGGCGGCGGGCAACGGTGTCCTGCTGCACACCTGGGAAGGGCTCGGCATCGAGGTGTTCACGGCGCTGTCGATCCGCTGGCTGGGGACGGTCCAGAAGTCCTACGCCGAGGAGCACGAGGCGCTCGTGGCGGCCTTCAAGCGCCGCGATCCACAGATCGGGGCGCTCGTGAAGGCCCATGTGCTGGGCTGCGCACCGCGCGCCTGA
- the aceE gene encoding pyruvate dehydrogenase (acetyl-transferring), homodimeric type, whose amino-acid sequence MSDPVGKLPSELDQLPDRDAEETAEWAASLDAVTEHAGPHRAAYLMRRTLQHAETAGVPVPRLLETDYVNTIPTSAEPAFDGDEELESRITAWNRWNAAAMVTRGSRHGVGGHIATFASAAWLYETGFNHFFRGKEGDGSGDQLYIQGHASPGIYARAFLDGRLSEQQLDLFRQESGGNGLPSYPHPRRLPWLWEFPTVSMGLGPLSAIYQARFNRYLHNRGIKDTANSHVWAFLGDGEMDEPESTAALALASREQLDNLTFVINCNLQRLDGPVRANFKIVQELEAQFRGAGWNVIKSLWGSAWDELFALDTTGALVRRLREVPDAQFQTYATRDAAYIREHFFGAEPALVELAKLITDDKIAELFFTSRGGHEARKVYAAYRAAVEHKGAPTVILAQTVKGYTLGKGFESKNANHQMKKLTTDEFKGMRDLLGLPIPDSAFADGLVPYGHPGADSPEVRYLQERRAALGGPAPARRVRAVALPAPEERGFKALEKGSGKQEMATTMAFVRLVKDLMRDKETGRRWVPIVPDEARTFGMESLFPSAGIYSPMGQTYEPVDRDQLMYYKEAKDGQILNEGITEAGSMADFIAASTSYATHGEPMIPFYIFYSMFGWQRTADQMWQLADQLGKGFIVGATAGRTTLTGEGLQHADGHSHLIASTNPASLNYDPAFAYEISVIVKDGLRRMYGREADQNENVFYYLTVYNEPKVQPAMPEGVEEGILRGLYRFKEGVSASADAPRLQLLASGTAIHWALEAQELLAADWGVTADVWSATSWGELRRDALEADEALLRGEQRTPYVAQALEGAPGPVLAVSDWMRQVPDQISQWVEQDWSSLGTDGFGLSDTREAARRHFGVDAQSITVAALAQLAKRGEVPASAVKEARERYGL is encoded by the coding sequence ATGTCCGACCCCGTAGGCAAGCTTCCGAGCGAGCTCGACCAGCTCCCGGACCGCGACGCCGAGGAGACCGCCGAGTGGGCGGCCTCCCTCGACGCCGTCACCGAGCACGCCGGCCCCCACCGGGCCGCGTACCTGATGCGCCGCACCCTCCAGCACGCCGAGACGGCCGGGGTTCCCGTGCCGCGGCTGCTGGAGACGGACTACGTCAACACCATCCCCACCTCCGCCGAGCCCGCCTTCGACGGCGACGAGGAGCTGGAATCCCGGATCACCGCCTGGAACCGCTGGAACGCGGCCGCCATGGTGACCCGGGGCTCCCGCCACGGCGTCGGCGGCCACATCGCCACCTTCGCCTCCGCGGCCTGGCTCTACGAGACCGGCTTCAACCACTTCTTCCGCGGCAAGGAGGGTGACGGCAGCGGCGACCAGCTCTACATCCAGGGCCACGCCTCCCCCGGCATCTACGCCCGCGCCTTCCTCGACGGCCGGCTGTCCGAGCAGCAGCTCGACCTCTTCCGCCAGGAGTCCGGCGGCAACGGTCTGCCGTCGTACCCGCACCCCCGCCGCCTGCCGTGGCTGTGGGAGTTCCCCACCGTCTCCATGGGCCTCGGCCCGCTCTCCGCGATCTACCAGGCGCGCTTCAACCGCTATCTGCACAACCGCGGGATCAAGGACACGGCGAACTCGCACGTGTGGGCATTCCTCGGCGATGGCGAGATGGACGAGCCCGAGTCGACCGCGGCCCTCGCGCTCGCGTCCCGTGAGCAGCTCGACAACCTGACCTTCGTCATCAACTGCAACCTGCAGCGCCTCGACGGACCGGTCCGGGCCAACTTCAAGATCGTGCAGGAGCTGGAGGCCCAGTTCCGCGGCGCCGGCTGGAACGTCATCAAGTCGCTGTGGGGCTCCGCCTGGGACGAGCTGTTCGCCCTCGACACCACGGGCGCGCTCGTGCGCCGTCTGCGCGAGGTGCCGGACGCCCAGTTCCAGACGTACGCCACCCGGGACGCGGCCTACATCCGCGAGCACTTCTTCGGCGCCGAGCCCGCGCTCGTCGAGCTGGCGAAGCTGATCACCGATGACAAGATCGCCGAACTCTTCTTCACCTCCCGCGGCGGCCATGAGGCCCGCAAGGTGTACGCGGCGTACCGCGCGGCCGTCGAGCACAAGGGCGCGCCGACCGTGATCCTGGCGCAGACGGTCAAGGGCTACACGCTCGGCAAGGGCTTCGAGTCCAAGAACGCCAACCACCAGATGAAGAAGCTGACGACGGACGAGTTCAAGGGCATGCGGGACCTGCTCGGTCTCCCCATCCCGGACAGCGCGTTCGCCGACGGCCTGGTGCCCTACGGCCACCCCGGCGCCGACTCCCCCGAGGTCCGCTACCTCCAGGAGCGCCGCGCGGCCCTCGGCGGCCCCGCCCCGGCCCGCCGGGTGCGGGCCGTGGCACTGCCCGCCCCCGAGGAGCGCGGCTTCAAGGCGCTCGAAAAGGGTTCCGGCAAGCAGGAGATGGCCACCACCATGGCCTTCGTCCGGCTGGTGAAGGACCTCATGCGGGACAAGGAGACCGGCAGGCGCTGGGTCCCGATCGTCCCCGACGAGGCCCGCACCTTCGGTATGGAGTCGCTCTTCCCGTCGGCCGGCATCTACTCGCCGATGGGCCAGACGTACGAGCCGGTCGACCGCGACCAGCTGATGTACTACAAGGAGGCCAAGGACGGCCAGATCCTCAACGAGGGGATCACCGAGGCCGGGTCCATGGCCGACTTCATCGCCGCCTCCACGTCGTACGCGACGCACGGCGAGCCGATGATCCCGTTCTACATCTTCTACTCGATGTTCGGCTGGCAGCGCACGGCCGACCAGATGTGGCAGCTCGCCGACCAGCTCGGCAAGGGCTTCATCGTGGGCGCCACCGCCGGACGTACGACGCTGACCGGTGAGGGCCTCCAGCACGCGGACGGCCACTCGCATCTGATCGCGTCCACCAACCCGGCGTCGCTCAACTACGACCCGGCGTTCGCGTACGAGATCTCGGTGATCGTCAAGGACGGTCTGCGCCGGATGTACGGGCGGGAAGCCGACCAGAACGAGAACGTCTTCTACTACCTGACGGTCTACAACGAGCCCAAGGTGCAGCCCGCGATGCCCGAGGGCGTCGAGGAAGGCATCCTGCGCGGTCTGTACCGCTTCAAGGAAGGCGTGTCGGCCTCCGCGGACGCGCCGCGGCTCCAGCTGCTGGCCTCCGGCACGGCGATCCACTGGGCCCTGGAGGCACAGGAACTGCTCGCCGCCGACTGGGGCGTCACGGCCGACGTGTGGTCCGCGACCTCGTGGGGCGAGCTGCGCCGGGACGCGCTGGAGGCCGACGAGGCCCTGCTCCGCGGCGAGCAGCGCACCCCGTACGTCGCCCAGGCGCTGGAGGGCGCTCCGGGCCCGGTCCTCGCGGTCAGCGACTGGATGCGTCAGGTCCCGGACCAGATCAGCCAGTGGGTCGAGCAGGACTGGTCCTCGCTCGGCACGGACGGCTTCGGCCTCTCGGACACCCGCGAGGCGGCCCGCCGGCACTTCGGCGTGGACGCGCAGTCGATCACCGTCGCGGCACTGGCCCAGCTCGCCAAGCGCGGCGAGGTACCGGCCTCCGCCGTGAAGGAGGCGCGGGAGCGCTACGGCCTGTAG
- a CDS encoding MerR family transcriptional regulator: MFTIGDFARHGRVSARMLRHYDAIGLLRPAHTDLYSGYRYYTAAQLARLNRVIALKDLGFTLQQVQEILEDKVGTEELRGMLVLRRAELEEAMAAAAARLAQVEARLRSIESEGFMPTDDVIVKSIPAVRVAELTATAASYGPEDIGPVISPLYEELFRRVEASGVTPTGPGIAYYEDAPEGNGAVVVHAGVTVSEAHRPDLDFAIVELPAVERAATIVHRGSMQGVLPTAQTLARWIESGGHISAGYAREVSLECPPGDFDGWVTELQEPLA; encoded by the coding sequence ATGTTCACCATCGGAGACTTCGCCAGGCACGGCCGTGTGTCGGCCCGCATGCTGCGTCACTACGACGCGATCGGGCTGCTGCGTCCCGCCCACACCGACCTGTACAGCGGCTACCGCTACTACACGGCCGCCCAGCTCGCCCGCCTCAACCGTGTCATCGCCCTCAAGGATCTCGGCTTCACCCTGCAACAGGTGCAGGAGATCCTGGAGGACAAGGTGGGCACGGAGGAACTGCGCGGGATGCTCGTGCTGCGACGGGCGGAGCTGGAGGAGGCGATGGCCGCGGCGGCCGCACGGCTGGCGCAGGTCGAGGCGAGGCTCCGGTCGATCGAGAGCGAGGGTTTCATGCCCACCGACGACGTCATCGTGAAGAGCATCCCCGCCGTGCGGGTGGCCGAGCTGACCGCCACCGCCGCGAGCTACGGACCCGAGGACATCGGGCCCGTCATCTCTCCCCTGTACGAGGAACTGTTCCGCCGCGTGGAGGCGTCCGGTGTGACGCCGACCGGACCCGGTATCGCCTACTACGAGGACGCTCCGGAGGGGAACGGCGCCGTGGTCGTGCACGCGGGTGTCACCGTCTCCGAGGCCCACCGGCCGGACCTGGACTTCGCGATCGTGGAGCTGCCGGCCGTCGAACGGGCGGCGACCATCGTGCACCGCGGCTCGATGCAGGGCGTCCTGCCGACCGCGCAGACACTGGCCCGCTGGATCGAGTCGGGGGGCCACATCTCGGCCGGCTACGCCCGCGAAGTGTCCCTGGAATGCCCGCCCGGCGACTTCGACGGGTGGGTGACGGAACTCCAGGAGCCGCTCGCCTGA
- a CDS encoding helix-turn-helix transcriptional regulator, whose amino-acid sequence MRAARLIKMVLLLQARPSMTGAELAEELEVSERTITRDALALSEAGVPVYADRGRAGGYRLIGGYRTRLTGLGRSEAEALFLSGLPGALRDMGLEDAASAARLKVSAALLPSVSNASESAAQRFHLDAPGWYQEPRTPELLPAIAEAVWEDRRVRAAYRRQDAEVERELEPYGLVLKAGVWYLCARADGTFRVYRIDRFSSVEADGSFFERDEDFDLPGFWEKRAAQFARSILRAEVVLRVTERGAARLPYLTDRAAAGEALESAGPPDAEGRLTLTLPVESHQVAFGQLFALGPEVEILEPPELREQFAETAERTARLYR is encoded by the coding sequence ATGCGTGCTGCCCGGCTGATCAAGATGGTGCTGCTCCTCCAGGCCAGGCCCTCCATGACCGGCGCCGAGCTGGCCGAGGAACTGGAGGTCTCGGAGCGCACCATCACCCGTGACGCACTCGCGCTCTCGGAGGCCGGGGTCCCGGTCTACGCGGACCGCGGGCGGGCCGGCGGGTACCGGCTGATCGGCGGCTACCGCACCCGGCTGACGGGCCTCGGCCGCAGCGAGGCCGAGGCCCTGTTCCTCTCCGGGCTGCCGGGCGCGCTCAGGGACATGGGTCTGGAGGACGCGGCGTCCGCGGCCCGGCTGAAGGTGTCCGCGGCGCTGCTGCCCTCGGTGAGCAACGCCTCCGAGAGCGCGGCGCAGCGCTTCCATCTCGACGCCCCCGGCTGGTACCAGGAGCCCCGCACACCGGAGCTGCTCCCGGCGATCGCGGAGGCGGTCTGGGAGGACCGCCGCGTCCGGGCGGCGTACCGCCGTCAGGACGCCGAGGTGGAGCGGGAGTTGGAGCCGTACGGCCTCGTGCTGAAGGCGGGTGTCTGGTACCTCTGCGCCCGCGCGGACGGCACGTTCCGGGTGTACCGGATCGACCGTTTCTCCTCGGTGGAGGCGGACGGCTCGTTCTTCGAACGCGACGAGGACTTCGATCTGCCGGGGTTCTGGGAGAAGCGCGCGGCGCAGTTCGCGCGCTCCATCCTGCGGGCGGAGGTGGTGCTCCGGGTGACGGAACGCGGCGCCGCGCGCCTGCCGTACCTCACCGACCGGGCGGCGGCCGGTGAGGCGCTGGAGTCGGCCGGTCCCCCGGACGCGGAGGGCCGGCTGACCCTCACGCTGCCGGTGGAGAGCCATCAGGTGGCATTCGGCCAGCTGTTCGCGCTGGGCCCGGAGGTGGAGATCCTGGAGCCGCCGGAGCTGCGGGAACAGTTCGCGGAGACGGCGGAGCGGACGGCCCGGCTGTACCGGTAG
- a CDS encoding SDR family oxidoreductase: MTTQKTLAGKIALVAGATRGAGRAIAEQLGAAGATVYVTGRTTRTQVSEVGRAGETIEQTADLVSAAGGTGIAVPTDHLEADQVRALTERIDRDHGRLDILVNDVWGGNFLLDFNTRMWDVDLDRGLRMLDLGTRSHIITSSIALPLLVREPGGLVVEVTDGTAETNKGFRENFFYDLAKNTPIRMAFILGEELKSVGCSAVAVTPGFLRSEEMLDIFGLTEETWRDGIDKQEHWALSESPLYLGRGVAALAADPERARWNGMSLDSGKLAREYGFTDADGSRPDVWGYMLAEQAGGKPSIDDYR, encoded by the coding sequence ATGACGACGCAGAAGACACTTGCCGGGAAGATCGCCCTGGTCGCGGGGGCCACACGGGGCGCGGGCCGGGCCATCGCCGAACAGCTCGGCGCCGCCGGGGCGACCGTGTACGTGACCGGCCGCACCACGCGTACGCAGGTCAGTGAGGTGGGCCGGGCCGGCGAGACGATCGAGCAGACGGCGGACCTGGTGTCCGCCGCGGGCGGTACCGGCATCGCGGTGCCGACCGACCACCTCGAGGCGGATCAGGTACGGGCGCTGACCGAACGCATCGACCGCGACCACGGGCGCCTCGACATCCTGGTGAACGACGTCTGGGGCGGGAACTTCCTGCTCGACTTCAACACCAGGATGTGGGACGTCGACCTGGACCGCGGTCTGCGGATGCTGGATCTCGGCACCCGCAGTCACATCATCACCAGCAGCATCGCGCTGCCCCTGCTGGTGCGCGAGCCCGGCGGCCTGGTCGTCGAGGTGACCGACGGCACCGCCGAGACCAACAAGGGTTTCCGCGAGAACTTCTTCTACGACCTGGCCAAGAACACGCCGATCCGGATGGCCTTCATCCTGGGCGAGGAGCTGAAGAGCGTCGGGTGCTCGGCCGTGGCGGTCACGCCCGGCTTCCTCCGTTCCGAGGAGATGCTCGACATCTTCGGCCTCACCGAGGAGACCTGGCGGGACGGGATCGACAAGCAGGAGCACTGGGCGCTGTCGGAGTCGCCGCTGTACCTCGGCCGCGGGGTGGCGGCGCTGGCCGCGGACCCGGAGAGGGCCCGCTGGAACGGGATGTCGCTCGACAGCGGGAAGCTGGCGAGGGAGTACGGGTTCACGGACGCGGACGGGAGCCGGCCGGACGTGTGGGGCTACATGCTGGCGGAGCAGGCGGGCGGAAAGCCGTCGATCGACGACTACCGGTAG
- a CDS encoding DUF4240 domain-containing protein, protein MDETEFWEIVDSTRERAEGDPEDHADLLVERLLQLDPDSVLDFARHFEARYNRAYTWDLWGAAAVLLGGASDDAFDYFRCWLIGQGREIFEAAVHDPDSLAELLEEFDEDIDGDGEELGYAADEAYEQLTGVVAPDLGIAPQTAEPAGTPFDFDDDSALAGRFPKLWDRFGDL, encoded by the coding sequence ATGGACGAGACGGAGTTCTGGGAGATCGTCGACAGCACCCGCGAACGCGCCGAGGGTGACCCCGAGGACCATGCCGATCTGCTGGTCGAGCGGCTGCTGCAGCTCGACCCGGACTCCGTGCTGGATTTCGCCCGGCACTTCGAGGCCCGCTACAACCGCGCCTACACCTGGGACCTGTGGGGCGCGGCTGCCGTGCTCCTCGGCGGCGCCAGCGACGACGCGTTCGACTACTTCCGCTGCTGGCTCATCGGCCAGGGCCGGGAGATCTTCGAAGCGGCGGTGCACGACCCGGACTCCCTCGCCGAGCTGCTGGAGGAGTTCGACGAGGACATCGACGGGGACGGTGAGGAGCTCGGATACGCGGCGGACGAGGCGTACGAGCAGCTCACCGGAGTCGTCGCACCGGACCTGGGGATCGCGCCGCAGACCGCGGAGCCCGCGGGCACCCCCTTCGACTTCGACGACGACTCCGCGCTGGCCGGGCGCTTCCCGAAACTCTGGGACCGCTTCGGCGACCTGTGA